A region from the Bacillus sp. (in: firmicutes) genome encodes:
- a CDS encoding protein arginine kinase, with amino-acid sequence MSLNRFISQALSPWMSVEGPDSDIVLSSRIRLARNLKDVVFPSLASGEELDRVIQLLNDSIAKHSFGNIGNFELIKMDGLEFIDKRVLVEKHLISPHLVENSEHGAVILSENEEVSIMVNEEDHVRIQCLFPGLQLSQALQVANEIDDWIEEGIDFAFDEKRGYLTSCPTNVGTGLRASVMMHLPALILTNQMNKIIPAINQLGFVVRGIYGEGSQAQGNIFQISNQMTLGMSELDIVKDLESVVAQVIAQERTAREMFLKNSPIQLEDKVWRSYGKLAHSRIITSSEASQCLSDVRLGIDLGFIKNVSRSILSELMILTQPGFLQRFAGKKLTPEERDVRRATLIRERLQLEKDSMGE; translated from the coding sequence ATGTCATTAAACCGTTTTATCAGTCAGGCATTAAGCCCATGGATGAGTGTGGAAGGCCCTGATAGTGATATTGTTCTTAGTAGTAGAATTCGTTTAGCACGGAACCTTAAAGATGTTGTTTTCCCAAGCTTAGCTTCGGGAGAGGAATTGGATCGGGTCATTCAATTACTTAATGATTCGATTGCGAAACATAGTTTTGGGAATATTGGTAATTTTGAACTAATAAAGATGGATGGACTGGAGTTTATTGATAAGCGCGTACTAGTTGAGAAACATTTAATAAGCCCTCACCTTGTGGAAAATTCTGAACATGGTGCGGTAATTTTATCAGAAAATGAAGAAGTTAGCATCATGGTAAACGAGGAGGATCATGTAAGGATTCAATGCTTATTTCCGGGCTTACAGTTATCACAGGCGCTTCAAGTTGCCAATGAGATTGATGATTGGATTGAAGAAGGCATCGATTTTGCGTTTGATGAAAAAAGAGGTTATTTAACGAGCTGTCCAACCAATGTTGGTACAGGGTTAAGAGCATCAGTCATGATGCATTTACCTGCTCTTATTTTAACGAATCAAATGAATAAAATCATCCCAGCAATCAATCAATTAGGTTTTGTTGTAAGAGGAATTTACGGTGAGGGCAGCCAAGCTCAAGGAAATATATTTCAAATATCGAACCAAATGACTTTAGGAATGTCAGAGCTAGATATTGTTAAGGATTTGGAGAGTGTCGTCGCGCAAGTAATCGCTCAGGAACGCACAGCGCGAGAGATGTTCCTAAAAAATTCTCCAATTCAGCTAGAAGATAAGGTTTGGCGTTCCTATGGTAAATTAGCACATAGCCGCATCATTACATCTAGCGAAGCCTCCCAGTGTCTATCAGATGTAAGGCTTGGCATTGACTTAGGATTTATTAAAAATGTATCAAGATCCATTTTAAGTGAATTAATGATTTTAACACAGCCAGGTTTTTTACAAAGATTTGCAGGAAAAAAACTAACGCCTGAAGAAAGAGATGTTAGGAGAGCAACTCTAATCAGAGAACGATTACAATTAGAAAAAGATTCGATGGGAGAGTGA
- a CDS encoding MgtC/SapB family protein, which produces MSFRIFISALLCGVIGFEREVKKQPAGFRTHLLVGVGSCLMMLLSLYGFEDYIDNNRNIRFDPARIPSYVISGIGFLGTGTILVKGATIRGLTTAASIWIVAGIGLIVGVGMFAPAVLTTIVVLLSLIFLNKFERRMFPTGTSQLLNIVMDKDCNKLNEVLRVLEKEEIAFQGISIKTVKGEKGEADKKKITIQVNMENDPSILAELQDKISRLEFVHQTF; this is translated from the coding sequence ATGTCCTTTAGAATTTTTATATCCGCATTGTTGTGTGGGGTTATTGGTTTTGAACGTGAAGTAAAAAAACAACCGGCTGGTTTTCGAACCCACTTATTAGTTGGTGTGGGTTCTTGTTTAATGATGCTTCTTTCTTTATATGGATTTGAAGATTATATCGATAATAATAGGAATATTAGGTTTGATCCGGCGAGGATTCCTTCTTACGTTATTAGTGGTATTGGTTTTCTTGGTACTGGAACAATTTTAGTTAAAGGTGCGACAATTCGCGGATTAACAACTGCTGCATCAATATGGATTGTTGCTGGTATTGGCTTGATAGTAGGAGTTGGTATGTTCGCTCCAGCTGTTTTGACGACAATTGTTGTTTTATTAAGTTTAATCTTTTTGAATAAATTTGAGAGAAGAATGTTCCCAACCGGTACATCCCAGCTACTAAATATCGTAATGGACAAGGATTGTAATAAGTTAAACGAAGTATTAAGAGTATTAGAAAAAGAAGAAATCGCGTTTCAAGGTATTTCTATAAAAACAGTAAAAGGCGAAAAGGGAGAAGCTGACAAAAAGAAAATAACAATTCAAGTTAATATGGAAAATGATCCATCAATCCTTGCAGAACTTCAAGATAAAATATCAAGGCTAGAGTTTGTCCATCAAACGTTTTGA
- a CDS encoding CtsR family transcriptional regulator: MRNISDIIEEYLKKVLHVSEENIVEIKRNEIAEKFQCVPSQINYVINTRFTIEKGYIVESKRGGGGYIRIIKVETDDHAELIDQMLELIPIRISQSTADILVERLLEEKAISQREAKLLLSAIDRNVLLIDLPVRDELRSKILKSMLFTLKYK, encoded by the coding sequence ATGCGAAATATTTCTGATATTATAGAGGAATATTTAAAGAAGGTTTTACATGTTAGCGAAGAAAATATTGTTGAAATTAAAAGAAATGAAATAGCAGAAAAATTTCAATGTGTCCCTTCACAAATAAATTATGTTATCAATACCCGTTTCACAATTGAAAAGGGGTATATTGTGGAAAGTAAAAGGGGTGGTGGGGGATATATTCGAATTATTAAAGTCGAAACAGATGACCATGCCGAATTAATTGATCAAATGCTTGAATTAATCCCAATTCGTATTTCACAATCTACTGCTGATATTCTTGTTGAACGGTTACTCGAAGAAAAGGCAATTTCCCAAAGGGAAGCTAAATTACTATTAAGTGCTATTGACCGTAATGTCTTGTTAATCGATTTACCTGTTAGAGATGAGCTTCGGTCGAAAATACTGAAGTCAATGCTCTTTACTTTAAAATATAAGTAA